The Carassius gibelio isolate Cgi1373 ecotype wild population from Czech Republic chromosome A24, carGib1.2-hapl.c, whole genome shotgun sequence genome window below encodes:
- the LOC127945888 gene encoding protein transport protein Sec61 subunit gamma — protein MDQVMQFVEPSRQFVKDSIRLVKRCTKPDRKEFQKIAMATAIGFAIMGFIGFFVKLIHIPINNIIVGG, from the exons ATGGATCAGGTTATGCAGTTCGTGGAGCCCAGCAGGCAGTTCGTCAAGGACTCCATCAGACTCGTCAAAAGATGCACAAAGCCAGATAGAAAAG AATTCCAAAAGATAGCCATGGCCACAGCAATTGGATTTGCCATTATGGGCTTCATTGGATTCTTTGTCAAACTCATCCACATCCCCATCAACAACATCATTGT TGGTGGTTGA